AGAATTATCCGAAGTAAAAAAAATTACTAAATCTATTAAGGAATCTGTTTGGCTGGAAAAAGGTATAAATATTCAAGATGGTTCTATTACTCATTGTGGTTCGTGTAGTGATAAAAGTACCTGTACAAATATACGTAAAGCAACTAATAAACTAAAAGGTGGCTGCAGTGGAAAATAAAAGAATAATTGCGCTTTGTGGTAAAGGCGGTGTCGGGAAAACAGCCATTACATCAATGATTTTATCACTACTATCAACAGATAAAGATTTTGGAAAAGTGCTAGTTATCGATGCTGATCCTGCTCAGGGATTAACCTATGCAATAGATGCAAAAATTGAAAGTACCATGGGTAAAGTTAGAGATGAGCTTATTCACAAAGCAAAGTCTACCGATAAAAATGATCTGGTTGATTTTACCAACTCACTTGATTACCTTCTTTATGAGAGTCTTTACGAATGTGAGAACTTTTCACTTTTGGCGATGGGCCGTTCAGAAGAGAAGGGGTGCTTTTGTCCTGTAAATGATTTATTGCAGCAGGCAATTAGTAAATTAAGTGGAGAATTCGATACTATTTTGATCGATGGAGAAGCAGGCCTGGAACAGATCAATAGACAAATTGTGAAAAAGCTGAACAATGTTTTAATTATTTCTGATGCCTCTGTCAGAGGATTTGAGACAATTAAACAAATTAAATCTATGGTGACAGGTGATGCTAAAGTTGTCGAATGCCAACGTTATGGTGTCATATTTAATCGTGTATCAGATCAACATAGAACTACGCTAAAATTTAAGCTTGCCGATATCAATGTGGATTTAGTCGGCGTTATCCCTCAAGACAGTTCTGTTGCGGAATTTGATTTTTGTGGGAAATCCTTGTTGGCACTACCAGCAGATTCCGAAGCCTTAGCTTCCTTAAAATCTGTCATTCAGTATTTACGTTAATGACAAAAATAAGCACTTGGCTCAGCATGGGTATGGGTTTTAGTCGCACAGTGAATTTAACCATCTGATAAGAGGTGAGAGACTCACCTCTTAGATGATATTGGCTCCTAAGGCGGCGTGAATTGTCATGCTCAGCTAGACATCGATCAAAGTGGAAAAGCCCGTTATTAATATGTATATTTGCACGATATAAAATGTCTAATTTTCATTGGCTTGGAGCATTTAAATGAATAAGATTCAAGGTGGCTGCCATTGTGGACATGTAAGCTGGGAATTTGAGTTGCCAGTAAAAACGGTAGTTAAATGCCACTGCAATAATTGTAGGAAATTACAGGGTTCCGATTATAGTTCTTGGATTGTCGTGCCAAAGTCTCAGTTCAAAGTTAACTCAGGCAGGGAAGAGATCTCTACGTATCATTTTTCAGAAGTATCACAAAAATATTTTTGCGCTAATTGCGGCTCTACGGTTTATGGCATTAATGGAAAACATTTTCCTACGGACTTTATGGTTCCACTCGGAGAAGTTGACAATTATTCTGAAGATTTAGCCCCTAAAATCCAAGTTTATTCTAAAGATAAAGCAGCATGGGTTCATATCCATGATGATGAACCTGTCGTTAGTTAAAAATACTACCAGTGCAGCGGCAAATTAATCGGTGACTCTTGGTTTGCTGCTGTTGCAAGCTCTAAAACCTAAGATTGGAATAGCCCGTATTTCCGTTTATCTTAGGACGGGACAAATTGTAATATCCTTGTATCGGTTGCTGCCGATTCAAGCATCTGTGACAATCCGTATTAATCTCTATTCCGCTCTTACAATAAATATCTCTTAGTCAACGCCGAGGAAACCGCCGGTCTGATGCGCCCACAAATGCGCATAGATGCCATTATTCTGCAACAGTTCTTGGTGTGTTCCCTGCTCAATAACGCGCCCTTGATCCAGTACTATCAGGCGATCCATCGCAGCAATGGTCGACAAACGATGCGCAATAGCAATAACGGTTTTGCCTTCCATTAGCTGATACAGACTTTCCTGAATAGCGGCTTCGACTTCGGAGTCCAGTGCTGAGGTGGCTTCGTCAAGGATCAGTATTGGTGCATCCTTCAGCAGCACACGGGCAATGGCTATACGTTGGCGCTGACCACCAGAAAGTTTAACGCCGCGTTCTCCAACCTGTGCATCTAAACCACTGTTACCTTTGGGATCAGTCAAGGTGGCGATAAATTCTTTTGCCTGAGCTTTTTCGATTGCTTGCAGCATCTCCGCTTCAGTCGCATCTGGTCTACCGTAGAGAATATTCTCGCGAATAGAACGATGGAGCAGGGAAGTATCCTGCGTCACCATACCAATATTGGAGCGTAATGAATCCTGGGATATTTCCCGGATGTTCTGTCCATCGATGCAGATATTGCCCTTTTCCACATCATAAAATCGCATCAGCAGGTTAACCATGGTTGATTTACCTGCACCGGAACGGCCAACCAAGCCAATTTTTTCTCCAGGTTTTATATGCAGATCCAGATCGTTTAATACCCCGTTCTGTTCACCATAATGGAAATTAACATGATTAAAGTCGATGGCACCTTTGCTCACCAATAATGGTTTCGCTTCCTGAACATCTACAATATTGGCGGGTTGTGACAAGGTGTGCATACCGTCAGTGACGGTACCGATATTTTCAAATAGGGCACTAACTTCCCACATGATCCACTGTGACATACCATTAAGTCGCAATGCCAAACTCACTGCAATGGCAATCGCTCCCACGGTAATCGCACTTCCCATCCACAACCAGATCGACAGCGCGGTGACGGCAAACGCCAATGAGTAGTTGAGTACCTGAACACTGACGTTGATACCCGTAACTAGCCGCATTTGGCGGTAAACCGTGTCCAGAAAGCCTGCCATGCTAGTACGTGCGTAATCTGCTTCCTGATGGGTATGGGCAAATAATTTAACGGTTGTGATGTTGGTGTAACTATCAACAATGCGACCGGTCATTGTTGAGCGGGCATCGGCTTGTTCACTGGAAACGCGCTTTAACCGCGGCACAAAATACCATTGCAAGCTGATATATATCACTAGCCACAGCATCATCGGCATCATTAAACGCCAGTCAGCACGGGCCATCATGATCACCATAGAAGTGAAATACACGAGGATATACACCAATACATCGAGCAATTTCATCACAGTTTCGCGAATGGCTAAGGACGTTTGCATCACTTTAGCGGCGATACGCCCCGCAAAATCATTCTGGTAGAACGCTACGCTTTGTTTAAGCAGATATTTATGTGCCAGCCAGCGAACTGACATGGGG
This portion of the Shewanella yunxiaonensis genome encodes:
- a CDS encoding GFA family protein is translated as MNKIQGGCHCGHVSWEFELPVKTVVKCHCNNCRKLQGSDYSSWIVVPKSQFKVNSGREEISTYHFSEVSQKYFCANCGSTVYGINGKHFPTDFMVPLGEVDNYSEDLAPKIQVYSKDKAAWVHIHDDEPVVS
- a CDS encoding ABC transporter ATP-binding protein, whose translation is MFSIFEGWTNPLPDVDPAQPPKGLFAFCRHYTRGFEVPLVIMSVLTATLAVLEVSLFGFMGQLVDWLVTKDPATLLQQEGTKLLGMTLMVLVLIPLLTLAHALIAYQSLLGNYPMSVRWLAHKYLLKQSVAFYQNDFAGRIAAKVMQTSLAIRETVMKLLDVLVYILVYFTSMVIMMARADWRLMMPMMLWLVIYISLQWYFVPRLKRVSSEQADARSTMTGRIVDSYTNITTVKLFAHTHQEADYARTSMAGFLDTVYRQMRLVTGINVSVQVLNYSLAFAVTALSIWLWMGSAITVGAIAIAVSLALRLNGMSQWIMWEVSALFENIGTVTDGMHTLSQPANIVDVQEAKPLLVSKGAIDFNHVNFHYGEQNGVLNDLDLHIKPGEKIGLVGRSGAGKSTMVNLLMRFYDVEKGNICIDGQNIREISQDSLRSNIGMVTQDTSLLHRSIRENILYGRPDATEAEMLQAIEKAQAKEFIATLTDPKGNSGLDAQVGERGVKLSGGQRQRIAIARVLLKDAPILILDEATSALDSEVEAAIQESLYQLMEGKTVIAIAHRLSTIAAMDRLIVLDQGRVIEQGTHQELLQNNGIYAHLWAHQTGGFLGVD
- a CDS encoding ATP-binding protein, encoding MENKRIIALCGKGGVGKTAITSMILSLLSTDKDFGKVLVIDADPAQGLTYAIDAKIESTMGKVRDELIHKAKSTDKNDLVDFTNSLDYLLYESLYECENFSLLAMGRSEEKGCFCPVNDLLQQAISKLSGEFDTILIDGEAGLEQINRQIVKKLNNVLIISDASVRGFETIKQIKSMVTGDAKVVECQRYGVIFNRVSDQHRTTLKFKLADINVDLVGVIPQDSSVAEFDFCGKSLLALPADSEALASLKSVIQYLR